One Mya arenaria isolate MELC-2E11 chromosome 5, ASM2691426v1 genomic window carries:
- the LOC128235787 gene encoding uncharacterized protein LOC128235787 has protein sequence MADVDNEITGACMNNNELTPFKVVDLKRYLANRKLNVSGLKCELIERIKGAYRLSITDKRVLEERDREERERRATERFILPCGEGVPPPSTLKAWKSTIDLFPAVEENDIYNYIVLKGDSKRQLKARTYYVDGHVQKVEVHLISEECSHCYVQASVLPSFPTADKRKSPEYQPWILLSKVTGCIHSAFCNCPAGEGECCNHIGALLYGLEDLTRRKPLLQHPNPVPGTTLACFLHHGNIYAETSWFEVECRLLKNFEIETTENEPDLPVLHSVPFNYHDSVNLRDSSSKAVFLDHFDSLKQSAEEIQLTEILTRGQKSGKWQEARKERLTASYFGSICRRKESTEPDGLLRQMYSNFTSKYTEYGIKHEKAAKRMYAKAIQTDHKGLAVKDNGLVVCADRPYLGASPDGLVFCSHCTESVGLVEIKCPASKKWRMQTPEECCEDNDFFVS, from the exons ATGGCCGACGTAGACAATGAGATCACTGGGGCGTGTATGAATAACAATGAGTTGACACCATTTAAGGTCGTCGATTTGAAAAGATACCTTGCGAACCGGAAATTGAATGTATCAGGTCTTAAATGCGAATTGATTGAGAGGATAAAAGGCGCATATAGACTTTCTATAACTGACAAACGCGTGCTGGAGGAGAGAGATCGGGAAGAAAGAGAGAGAAGAGCAACTGAACGCTTTATCCTCCCATGTGGCGAGGGTGTTCCACCGCCATCAACACTGAAGGCATGGAAGTCCACTATTGATCTGTTTCCTGCTGTAGAGGAAAACGATATATACAACTACATTGTACTGAAAGGAGACTCGAAACGTCAATTGAAGGCGAGGACTTATTATGTGGACGGACATGTACAGAAAGTTGAG GTCCATCTCATAAGCGAAGAGTGCAGCCACTGTTATGTTCAAGCTTCCGTGCTGCCATCATTTCCAACTGCAGACAAAAGAAAGTCACCAGAGTACCAACCCTGGATCCTTCTGTCGAAAGTGACTGGCTGCATACACTCTGCGTTCTGCAACTGTCCAGCTGG TGAAGGGGAATGCTGCAACCATATTGGGGCCCTGCTGTATGGACTTGAAGACCTGACGCGAAGAAAACCCTTGCTCCAACATCCAAACCCTGTGCCTGGAACAACTTTAGCATGCTTTCTGCACCACGGAAAC ATTTATGCAGAAACTAGTTGGTTCGAAGTTGAATGTAGGCtgttaaaaaactttgaaattgaaacaactgaaaatgaaccagatCTCCCTGTGTTACATTCTGTGCCATTCAACTACCATGATAGTGTAAACTTGAGGGACAGTTCTAGTAAGGCAGTGTTTTTGGATCATTTTGACTCTTTGAAGCAAAGCGCTGAAGAAATTCAATTAACTGAAATCTTAACAAGGGGCCAAAAAAGTGGGAAATGGCAAGAGGCCAGAAAAGAACGCCTAACAGCTTCTTACTTTGGCAGCATCTGTCGTAGGAAAGAATCAACTGAACCTGACGGACTCCTGCGGCAGATGTATTCAAATTTCACAAGCAAGTACACAGAATATGGAATTAAACATGAGAAGGCTGCAAAGAGAATGTATGCGAAAGCAATACAAACTGACCACAAAGGACTAGCAGTTAAAGACAATGGTCTTGTTGTATGTGCCGACAGACCCTACCTTGGTGCCAGTCCAGATGGGCTTGTGTTCTGTTCACATTGTACAGAAAGTGTGGGTCTGGTTGAGATTAAGTGTCCTGCCTCTAAAAAATGGCGAATGCAAACGCCTGAGGAATGCTGTgaagacaatgatttttttgtcagttag